The following nucleotide sequence is from Candidatus Neomarinimicrobiota bacterium.
CTGGCCATGATAACCATGGGGTTTCTCATGACCATGTTTGGTAAGAAGGATACGGTTAAGCATATTGGTCAAGCCCTATTGGGATTTGGAATCCTGTTTTTTGGAATGAAGCTCATGTCGGATTCCATGAAACCCCTGAGAAGTTATGAACCCTTTATTCATCTTATGGAAGGTCTTGAAAATCCAATCTATGGTCTGATCATAGGTGCCCTTTTTACGGGTTTAATTCAGAGCAGCAGTGCCTTTACCGGAATTGTTATCGTTTTGGCACAACAGGGTTTACTGACGCTGGATGCTGGAATCCCCATGATCTTTGGTGCGAATATCGGCACCTGTATTACCGCCGGGCTGGCCAGTATTGGAACTATCCGCGGTGCCAAACGGGTCGCCATCGCTCATGTGGTTTTTAATATTGGTGGGGTTCTTATATTTATTTGGTTTGTTCCACAACTCGCTGAGCTCGTACGTTGGCTTTCTCCAGTGTCAGATGCTTCAGGAGTGCAGAAACTAGCCTTGGAAACACCAAGGCAAATTGCCAATGCGCATACCATTTTTAATATCACCGTGGGGCTTGTATTCCTGCCTTTTACCACCATCATGGCCAAGTATGTATATAAACTTTTACCTGATTTTCAGGTAGAAAAGGGAATTGTGCCGGTTATCTGGCATATAGATGATTCCCAGATATCACACCCTGCTATAGCCATTGAGCTGGCCAGAACTGAAATGTCACGGATGATTAAAATCCTGGGACGCATGGTAGATGCGTTCTTGAGTCCCTTTCTCACGGATGAACCAGAGGTAGATGTCCGTTATCCGCAGTTATCCCTAATTGAAGGGATTGATATGCGGGAAAATAAAATCAATTTTCTTGAAAAAAATGTCACGGAATATTTATTCAGCATCAGTCGCCAGGAATTGAGTGATCAACAAGCTGTGGAAGTATTCGCAATGATGTCAATGGTGAACGATATGGAAAGCATTGGTGATATCATTCATGGCCGTATAACTCCGTTGATGAAGAAAAAACAGTTACTGAAAACGCCTTTCTCAGATGAGGGCCAAACTGAATTGAAGGACTTTCACATTCGAGTCATAAAGCAAGTTGCTCGTTTGAAAGTTGTCTTTACAGAGCAAGAACTCAAAAAGGTAAAAAGAGTCCTGAAAAAGGATTTGAAATATAGAAATCTTGAGACTGAGTACCGCCAAGCCCATCTGATGCGAGTCCAGTTAGAAAAAACCGAATCCATCGAAACTCATGATGTTCACCTGGAGTTGATGGATCTGCTAAAGCAGATCAATGTGTATATAGGCAATATTGCTAAAACGATTTTAGAAAAAGAACAAATCTAAGGAAAATGAAATGAAACCAAGCTTAAAAGTATTAATAGCCCTATCAGTAGGTCTTCTCATGATCTCCTGTGCTACCCAAGCTCCTGCACCAAAGGCAGAAGGTCCTGTTCCACCTTCTGTTTCTCCAGAACCAAGCTACTTTCTGAATTCCAGCGAGTATAAATTATTGCTGAATCCTGAAATGTTTGGGGATTACAAACAGGGTTTTGCCCAGTATTGGGATATCATTAAAACGGTTGCTGCAGATCAGGGGATAGAAATAATAAAATCAGAGAAACCGCTGAAACTGGGGCATAAGGAGGTTTCATTTTTTGATACTAAGGATTTAGAGTTACGCCAGAACAATTTTTTACTCCGTCAAAAGGTGAAGTATAAAGGTGAGCATAAGAACCCCGGGGTTGAATATGGTGTGAAATACCGCCAGACGAATCCTGAAAAAACGATGGCACTTGACCTAAGCATGGCAGAGGGATATACACCAAAGTATGATCGGATCGAATTGGAATCAGATATTGTGTACTATTCGGTAAAGAATGGTGACCATGAGACGACCTATGCCGTATCCAATTCAATTCAGCTGGAAAACCAACCAGAAATGAAACTGGCCGAATTTATCAAAATTTATCCCGTGCTGGGTAATCTTGGAATTGATCCAGAATCGAAATTGAATCTGGTAGCTGATATGGCTGCAGATGAATGGATGGTAAAACCTGGAAAACTTGATTTTGGTGGTGGACTACATGGCCGGATGGATATGACAGTCTGGATTCTTCAGACTGAAATGGGTGAGATTCGTATCCCCGAATTCTCTTTTGACCATGACTTTCTTCCAAATGCCCATTGGGATGCCGCAGCAATGGAGAAGTGTACTGGCTTTATTGAAGAATTATACAAATATCAACCAGAATGGGTTGTCCCCGGGACCTTGAAAGCAGCAGCACTGTTTAAGTTTAAGTAAAAATCCAGTTGACAAACATTTTTGAATCAGGAATCTAACATGACCTCATTTTTCAAACTCCTTAATTTCTGGAAAACCGGCCCTGATCAACCGGTTACCCTGGCAGCTGATAAGATCAAAACTGCTTTTAACCGAAAACGGAACAGCGTTCTATGGTCAGTTGTTTTTGGTTATGGTATTTTCTATATCGGTCGCTTAACCATATCCGTTGCCAAAAAGCCCATGATGGATGCGGGTATCCTGGATGCCACTCAACTCGGAATTATAGGTTCTCTACTATTTTATACCTATGCTTTTGGTAAGCTGACCAATGGCTTCCTGGCTGATCGAGCAAATATTGCAAAATTTATGTCAACTGGTCTAGGTGTTTCGGCTGTGGTAAACCTGCTTTTTGGATCTACCTCAGTATTTTGGATATTTGCTGTGCTTTGGGCTGTCAATGGTTGGTTTCAATCCATGGGATCTGCTCCAGCAGTGGTGAGTGTTACTCAGTGGTTCAGTTCCAAGGAGCGAGGGACATACTATGGTATTTGGGCTGCTTCCCACAATATTGGTGAAGGTCTGACTTTTATCGGGACAGCAACTATCGTCTCGATCTGGGGCTGGCAGGCCGGGTTTATTGTCCCGGGAGTGATCTGTCTGATTGT
It contains:
- a CDS encoding Na/Pi cotransporter family protein, coding for MRVIIAILLLSSSPLFASDHMGTEIEWTFLVMGLLGGLSFFLYGMEKMSDGMKKVAGDRMRNILAALTKHRLVGLSLGAFVTMIIQSSSATTVMLVSFVQAQLMTFAQSLAVIMGANIGTTITAQLVAFKFTDYALAMITMGFLMTMFGKKDTVKHIGQALLGFGILFFGMKLMSDSMKPLRSYEPFIHLMEGLENPIYGLIIGALFTGLIQSSSAFTGIVIVLAQQGLLTLDAGIPMIFGANIGTCITAGLASIGTIRGAKRVAIAHVVFNIGGVLIFIWFVPQLAELVRWLSPVSDASGVQKLALETPRQIANAHTIFNITVGLVFLPFTTIMAKYVYKLLPDFQVEKGIVPVIWHIDDSQISHPAIAIELARTEMSRMIKILGRMVDAFLSPFLTDEPEVDVRYPQLSLIEGIDMRENKINFLEKNVTEYLFSISRQELSDQQAVEVFAMMSMVNDMESIGDIIHGRITPLMKKKQLLKTPFSDEGQTELKDFHIRVIKQVARLKVVFTEQELKKVKRVLKKDLKYRNLETEYRQAHLMRVQLEKTESIETHDVHLELMDLLKQINVYIGNIAKTILEKEQI